The following proteins come from a genomic window of Gossypium raimondii isolate GPD5lz chromosome 5, ASM2569854v1, whole genome shotgun sequence:
- the LOC105766497 gene encoding protein GRIM REAPER produces the protein MASNTLNLIAILSLTISILLSLYPQPAFSFQMEDFDGEEEYVLDHPVIIPNLRSRSRFLKTSPTKDKIRKGADCDPHPSLNICKGISANNGTSLLYCCKTHCRNVLSDQNNCGKCGNRCKFGQRCCGGVCTNVANNVNHCGKCGNQCSPGVQCDNGFCGYA, from the coding sequence ATGGCTTCTAACACTCTCAACCTCATTGCCATCCTCTCCCTTACTATCTCCATCCTCTTATCTTTGTATCCTCAACCAGCCTTCTCATTCCAAATGGAAGATTTCGACGGCGAGGAAGAATATGTGCTCGATCATCCTGTTATTATCCCTAACCTTCGATCGAGAAGCCGGTTCTTAAAGACCTCGCCGACGAAAGATAAGATCAGGAAAGGTGCCGATTGTGATCCTCACCCTTCTCTAAACATATGCAAGGGTATTTCCGCAAACAACGGGACCAGTCTACTGTATTGCTGTAAGACGCATTGTCGTAACGTGCTTAGTGATCAGAACAACTGCGGAAAATGTGGCAACCGGTGCAAGTTCGGGCAACGTTGCTGTGGTGGAGTTTGTACTAATGTTGCTAACAATGTCAACCACTGTGGCAAGTGTGGCAATCAGTGCTCGCCTGGAGTTCAGTGTGATAATGGATTTTGTGGTTATGCTTAG
- the LOC105766499 gene encoding protein GRIM REAPER-like — protein MASNTLNLIAILSLTISILLSLHPQPAFSFQMEDFDSEEEYVLDHPVIIPNLRSRSRFLKTSPTKDKIRKGADCDPHPSLNICKGISANNGTSLLYCCKTHCRNVLSDRNNCGKCGNRCEFGQRCCGGVCTNVANNVNHCGKCGNQCSPGVQCDNGFCGYA, from the coding sequence ATGGCTTCTAACACTCTCAACCTCATTGCCATCCTCTCTCTTACTATCTCCATCCTCTTATCTTTGCATCCTCAACCAGCCTTCTCATTCCAAATGGAAGATTTCGACAGCGAGGAAGAATATGTGCTCGATCATCCTGTCATTATCCCTAACCTTCGATCGAGAAGCCGGTTCTTAAAGACCTCGCCGACAAAAGATAAGATCAGGAAAGGTGCCGATTGTGATCCTCACCCTTCTCTAAACATATGCAAGGGTATTTCCGCAAACAACGGGACCAGTCTACTGTATTGCTGTAAGACGCATTGTCGTAACGTGCTTAGTGATCGGAACAACTGCGGAAAATGTGGCAACCGGTGCGAGTTCGGGCAACGTTGCTGCGGTGGAGTTTGTACTAATGTTGCTAACAACGTCAACCACTGTGGCAAGTGTGGCAATCAGTGCTCGCCTGGAGTTCAGTGTGATAATGGATTTTGTGGTTATGCTTAG